GTTTCGGTGAAATGGAAGTTTGGGCCCTTGAAGCTTACGGTGCAGCTTATACCTTACAAGAAATCTTGACTTACAAGTCTGATGACGTGGTTGGTCGTGTCAAGACCTACGAAGCCATTGTCAAAGGTGAACCAATTCCAAAACCAGGTGTTCCGGAATCATTCCGTGTCTTGGTCAAAGAATTACAATCACTTGGTCTAGATATGAAAGTCTTAGATGCTGACAAGCAAGAAATTGAATTACGCGACATGGACGATGAAGACGATGAAGTCGTTAGCGTCGATGCTTTGAGCAAGTTTGCCAAAGAGCAAGAAGCACAAAAGGCAAAGAAGGCTGCAGAAGAAGCAGCTAATGCTAGCGGCGACAGCGACAACAAATAGGAGGTCAGCTAAGTGATAGACGTCAATAAATTTGAGAGTATGCAGATTGGTTTGGCATCTCCCGATAAAATTCGTAGTTGGTCTTATGGCGAAGTAAAAAAGCCTGAAACGATCAACTACCGGACACTCAAACCAGAGCGTGATGGTTTGTTCGACGAACGTATCTTCGGACCAACCAAAGACTGGGAATGTGCCTGCGGTAAGTACAAACGGATCCGTTACAAGGGGATCGTCTGTGACCGTTGTGGTGTCGAGGTTACCCGCTCTAAAGTACGTCGTGAACGGATGGGTCATATTGAATTAGCTGCCCCCGTTTCACATATCTGGTACTTCAAAGGTATCCCTAGCCGGATGGGCTTAGTTTTAGACATGAGCCCACGTGCCTTAGAAGAAATCATTTATTTCGCATCATATGTCGTTATCGATCCTGGCGACACAGTATTAGAAAAGAAACAATTACTGACTGAACGTGAATATCGTGAAAAATATGACCAATATGGCAAAGGCTTCAAAGCAGCAATGGGCGCTGAAGCCATCAAGGAATTATTAAACGATGTTGACCTTGAAAAAGAAGTCGGTGAATTGAAGGAAGATTTGAAGACTGCCCAAGGCCAAAAGCGGACACGTGCCGTTCGTCGCTTGGACATTTTGGAAGCTTTCCGTCAATCTGGTAATGAACCAAGTTGGATGGTTATGGATGCAATTCCTGTCATTCCACCTGATTTACGGCCAATGGTTCAGTTGGAAGGTGGTCGTTTTGCGACTTCCGATCTGAACGACTTATACCGGCGGGTTATTAACCGGAATAACCGTTTGAAGCGTTTATTGGACTTAAATGCACCAAATATTATCGTACAAAACGAAAAGCGGATGTTACAAGAAGCCGTTGATGCGTTGATCGATAATGGTCGCCGTGGCCGTCCCGTAACGGGTCCTGGTAACCGTCCATTGAAGTCACTTTCCCATATGTTAAAGGGTAAGCAAGGACGTTTCCGTCAGAACTTGTTAGGTAAGCGTGTCGATTATTCTGGTCGTTCGGTTATTGATGTCGGCCCTACCTTGAAGTTCTATCAATGTGGTTTACCACGTGAAATGGCGTTGGAATTATTCAAGCCATTTGTTATGCGCGAATTGGTTAAACGCGAATTAGCTTCTAACATTAAGAACGCTAAGCGTAAGATCGATCGCCGTGATGATGATATCTGGGATGTTTTAGAAGACGTGATCAAGGAACATCCAGTTCTATTGAACCGCGCACCTACATTGCATCGTTTGGGTATTCAAGCGTTCGAACCTGTCTTGGTTGATGGTAAGTCAATTCGTTTACACCCATTGGCTTGTGAAGCTTATAATGCCGATTTTGATGGTGATCAGATGGCGATCCACGTGCCTTTATCTGATGAAGCACAAGCAGAAGCTCGTTTGCTGATGTTAGCTGCCCACCATATCTTGGCACCTAAAGATGGTAAGCCAATCGCAACACCTTCACAGGACGTTGTGCTAGGTAACTACTTCTTAACTTCTGAAGAAGCAGGGGTTATCGGTGAAGGTATGATCTTCAAAGATAGCAATGAAGTTTTGATGGCCTTACAAAATGGTTATGTGCAATTGCATACTCGGATCGGTTTGGCAACCAACTCATTACCTGACAAACCATTTACGCCAGAACAACGGCAAAAAGTGATGTTGACATCAGTTGGTAAAGTCATGTTCAACGAGATCTTGCCAAAGGATTTAGTTTACTTGAACGAACCAACTAATGGTAACTTGATGGAAGGTATCGACGACAAATTCTTTGTTGAACCTGGTACTGACGTTAAAGCTTTGTTAGCTGATCGTGATTTGATTGCACCATTTGGTAAAGGCTTCTTAGCTGATATCATTGCCCAAGTCTTTAATGTTTATCGGGTAACGGAAACTTCTGAACTACTTGATCGGATGAAGACTTTAGGTTACACGCAGGCAACCAATTCTGGGATCACAGTCGGTGTCGCCGATGTCAAAGATTTACCAGAAAAACCTGCTTTGGTGGCTGATGCACATAAACAAGTTGCAACGATCACTAAGCAGTTCCGTCGTGGTTTGATCACCGATGAAGAACGTTACCAACGTGTTATCGGCGTTTGGAACGGTGTCAAAGATCAGATCCAGAAACGACTAATGGACAACATGCCAGCTAATAACCCAATCTTCATGATGAGTGATTCTGGTGCCCGTGGTAACGTGTCTAACTTTACACAGTTAGCCGGTATGCGTGGCTTGATGGCCGCACCTAATGGTCAGATCATGGAATTGCCTGTCATTTCTAACTTCCGTGAAGGCTTATCCGTCATGGAAATGTTTATCTCGACCCATGGTGCCCGTAAAGGGATGACCGATACGGCGTTGAAGACCGCTAACTCCGGTTACTTAACTCGTCGTTTGGTCGATGTAGCTCAGGATGTCATCATTCGTGATGAAGACTGTGGTACTGATCGTGGTTTAGATGTTTCTGCCATTACAGAAGGTAACGAAGTGATCGAACCGTTATACGATCGTCTCTTAGGTCGTTATACGATGAAGTCAGTCTTTAATCCTGAAACTGGGGCAGAAATCGTTGGTAAGAACGTTATGATCGACGAAGTCATTGCACAACAAATTATTGATGCTGGCGTTAAAACTGTCACAATTCGTTCGGTCTTCACATGTAACACTGAACATGGTGTCTGCAAGTATTGTTATGGTCGTAACTTGGCAACTGGGGAAACGGTTGAAGTTGGTGAAGCAGTAGGTACTGTCGCTGCGCAATCAATCGGTGAACCTGGTACTCAGTTAACCATGCGTACATTCCATACCGGTGGTGTTGCCGGGGGCGATATTACCCAAGGGTTGCCGCGTGTGCAAGAAATTATGGAAGCACGTAATCCTAAAGGTTTGGCGACTATTACTGAAGTTACTGGTGAAATTACGGCAATCGATGAAAATCCTGCTGATCACACGAAAGAAATCACGGTCCAAGGTGAAACGGATACGCGGACTTATAGCGTACCATTTACCGCACGTGTACGAGTTCAAGAAGGCGACTATATCCATCGCGGTGAAGCTTTAACTGGTGGTTCAATTGATCCTAAACAGTTATTGCAAGTTCGCGATCGGCTTTCAACGGAAATCTACATGTTACGTGAAATCCAACGTGTTTACCGGTCACAGGGTGTTGAAGTGTCTGATAAGCATATGGAAGTTATGGTTCGGCAGATGTTACGTAAAGTTCGGATCATGGATCCAGGCGATACCGACATCTTACCTGGTACTTTAATGGATATTGCCGACTTCAAACGTCAAAACTATAAGACTTTGATCTCCGGTGGTATTCCTGCGACTTCACGGCCAGTCTTGTTAGGGATTACTAAGGCAGCCTTGGAAACAAATAGTTTCTTATCTGCGGCTTCCTTCCAGGAAACAACGCGTGTCTTAACTGATGCGGCAATTCGTGGTAAAAATGATCCATTACTTGGTTTGAAGGAAAATGTTATTATCGGTAAGATTATTCCTGCTGGTACTGGTATGGCGAAGTATCGTCATATGGAACCAAAAGGCGTCGGTGCCGTATCACAAAATGTCTACTCAATCAGTGATTTAGAAGAGAAGATGGCAAGTGATAACAAGGACCAATCCAAATAAAGTAAATTAAGAGAGCGACTTTTGAACTGCAGTAATGCAGCGCAAAAGTCGCTCTTTTGTATAGCTAAAATATTAAAGGACTGGAAACGCCTTCGGACTTAGATTAGAATAATAAACTAAGTCGTGAAAGTTCCAATTCGAGTAATCCCTTAGTCCACCAAGCTTTACAGCCTAAAAATTAACCTTCAACTATTGCTCATGCTCAGCGTGATCAGCGCCGAAGTTTGAATCGATAAGCCATTTAAAAATTGGTCAATCAGTGTCTTGATCTGCGCAGTCATTTTTGCAGGTGATTTAGTCACCTTTAGGTTAGTCAACTCACCTAGTAACTGGCCGATTGCAGTCGCCAGATCAATGATCGGCAGTAAGGTATCCAATTGATAGAAAATATCGCCAATCGTTGGGTCGCCTGGTTGGCGCCGCTGTTGCCAAGCCAACAGATCATAGGTCATCATGGTCACAGCCATATGCGCACAAAGCCCGTCATAATCCTGGATCTGAGTCTGATCAAGGCGTAAATATTGTTTGGCGGCCTTAAAATAGTTCTCAATCTGCCAACGGCGACTATAAAGTTGAATGATCGCTGCCGGGGTCAGATTGGTTTTTGTGGTCGCTAACACCAGGTAGTCGTTGGCGCAATGGCGTTTAGCGACAAAAACTAAGCGTAACGGTAACTTTGCGGTAGCGGTCTGAACCACGCAACTATATAAATAGTCGGCTCGTGGTTGACGATGCGATTGACGTAAGTACTGATAGAGCGTTTTGACGGTGTATTGGCGGCCACGATAGCGGTAATAGATCTTCTTGGTCCGTTTAAGCATGCCAATACCGATCAACTTTTGGTCGTTTAACGCCGCAAACATTTTAGGCGAGGTAAACCAACTATCGAATAGCACATATTTAGCTTTGAGCCCATTTGCCCGCGCTTGCTTGATCAGTTCTAGTGCGACCGCTGGCATTGGCCGCATCGCTTGGGCCCGCCGTTGTCCGGCTAAGGTGCGTTGATCTAAAGTTTTAGCTGGTGTGCCCACCCGATTACGTGCTTTCTGTGACGACAAAACTGCCGTCGTGACTGGCAACACGAGCTGGCCGTTACTCCAAGCCAAGGTCAAACCACGGTAACCTTTTAAGTAGCGTTGCCGATCATGATCGAAGGTGTTGGCTAAAAGCTCGGTTTGTTTCGCATTCAGTCGTGAGATCAGGGTGTCATCAATGATCAGCGCACCACTTTTGCGGGCGTCGAGCCACTGTGCTAGGCCAGTAATCACCCGTTGTGCCAATAAACAACTAAGCCGTTGCCAATTGATCCGACCGTCATTCAAGATATTGTAGACCGTGCGTTTGGTACACATGCCTGGTGCTTCTGCTCGGTAAAGTGTCCGCCGCTGGAAAATAACCTTGAGTAACCAAATCAAGATTGCAGTTAGTGAAACGTTAGAATGGCGGTGATCATTGAGCAAGCGGACCAAAGCTGGTAGGTGCGCCAAGGCACAAAATTGGGTAATTATTTTAAAACTTGATTTTTCAATTTTATTTTGCGGTATACTAGCCATAGCACAAGCACTCCTTTGTATCGTGGTTTAGACGACTCAAGTATACTTCAAGGAGCTGCTTGTGTTTAATTTTGGGCTAAAATAACCTAGTGCAATCAGGGTTTAGCTGGGTTTTGAACTTTCACGGTTTAGATAATAAAGATATCGGTTATACAAAGTTATAATATAAAATGCGCGCGTTTTATAATCAAGTTAGCCAATTAGATCCGGCTAATTGAAAAAATAAAAAACACCAAGACAAATCTCTGTTATCATTGATGTTCCAACACAAAAATGAAAGAGGTTATTGTCTGGATGCAAGAACAGAATACCACAGTCCGAGAAAAAGGTCACCACCTAACTTCATTTGAGCGCGGCAGAATCGCCACGCTACACAGCCAAGGATACTCTAACCGCGCAATTGCTAGAGTTATCGGCGTTTGTCATCAAACAATCAGTAATGAACTACGCCGTGGTGAGATCGACCAAGTTAAAAAAGTGAACGGTCAACGGCAATATCACCGCGAGTACTCGCCAGAAGCGGCACAGGCCAAATACGAAGCTAACCGAATGTCCTGTCATCGACCTTTGAAACTCGCTGGTGTCGCTGACTTTATCAACTACTTTACGGCCCATTTGCACCAAGACGGTTGGTCGCCTGATGCCGCGGTGGGCCGCGCTAAACTTGAAGGCTTATATCAACCTGAGGAGATGGTTTCGACCAAGACGTTATACCACTATATCGATGCGCAACTACTTGAAGTCCGTAATCTTGATCTGCTCGAAAAAAACCGGCGCCGCACCAAACACCACCATTCACCCAAGCATAAGCGTCTGGCCGGACGAAGTATCGAAGAGCGACCTAAAAGTATTGATCAGGTGGTTCGCTGACAAGACTATCTCCATAATTGCGGACGAAGTATCGAAGAGCGACCTAAAAGTATTGATCAGCGCCAAGAGTTCGGTCACTTTGAGTTGGATACCGTAGTCGGTAAACGTAACGGCCAAGAAAGTGTCATTCTAACGCTGATCGAGCGCCAATCTCGCTGTCAGATCCTGCGTTTGATTGATGGCCGTGACGCCGATTCAGTCAACTACGAACTGGCTAAGATCTGCCAAGAATACGGGCACATCATGAAGTCCGTTACCGCTGACAACGGGGCAGAATTCGCAGCGGCGGGGACGGTGCTTGACGGGGTTGCCGACCTTTATTATGCCCACCCTTACCGCTCTTCAGAACGAGGCACAAATGAGGCGCATAATCGAATGATCCGTCGTGATGTGCCTAAGGGCCTGTCCATGGATACTTTAGGCCCTAGTGATATCCAAGCAGTGGAAGCCAAGCTAAACAACTTACCACGCCGGCAGTCAGGTTACCAAACCCCAAAAGAGCTTTTCTCCGCTGCCGCTGGCTAAAGATTGAATCTTTAAAATATGAATATCAATGAAAATACTGTCTTGCCGGGATTTATTGCGTGGCTAATTTGTTCTTGCAATTTGGGATAATATAAAATGAGTTGGATACGGGGGTATAAGAATGATCTCTTTAGTTGGTACTGATCTAGATGGCACCTTGTTTAATGAGCATAGTCAGGTATCGGTGGCTAATCGTCAGGCGATTCAGCAAATGAGCGCACAGGGGGCAAAAATTGCTATTTGTTCTGGGCGAACCTTGCCAACGGTGGATGCATTATTGCGCGATACGTTACAAGTACCAGGATATCGTGTTTGTTTAAATGGTGCTGTTGTGTATGATCCCAACAATCAACCGTTAGCGGCAATACCAGTAGCTAACGAGTTGTTGATCGCAGCCTTTAAAATTGCACAGCATTGGCAGGTTCGGTTATGCATTTGTAGTTTAGACCAGATGCTAGTATTTGAGCCAAAGGAACTAAAACCGCTGGCCACGCGTGATCAACCTGATGGCCAGAATCAGCAAATAACGAGTTTAACTGAGCTGGAACAGGCTTTAACGCAACCCAATGCTAAGTTCTACAAATTTACGATCAATATGACGCACCATAACGTCTTAGGTGTCAGGCAAGCGGCCAAGGCAATCCAACAATTACCGCTACACTTTGTTCGTTCGGGCCGCTTTTTTTATGAAGCGACCGCACCCGGTGTGGATAAGTCAGCTGGGTTAGCAATTGTTGCTGCTCACGCTAACCTTGAAATGGCCGACTTTATGTGTTTTGGTGATTATGAAAATGATCTAGAAATGATTCGCGATGTTGGTTACGGGGTTGCCATGGCCAACGCAATTCCTAGTGTTAAACAAGTTGCTTGGCGTGAAACTGCTGATCATGATCGGGATGGGGTTGCACAAGTTCTGCAGCAGGTAGTCGCACAGCATTTGGCAATTTAGGGCCTATTCCCAGTATATAGCTGCTAAATCAGAGACTAGAGTGGGATATTGGTTCTTAGCGGCTAGCTCATTATAATCTGTGGCAATCATTTCTAAAAGTTTCTGGTAAGTAGGTGCAGCTTGTAGGCGCTGCTCTAATCCAAAGGGATCTTCATAAGTAACCTGATTATTCGTCGCCCATTTGATCACGGCAGGAACGACGCGAATATCTTGGTTGACGCAATAAAAATCATGATTAGTGGTACTGAATAATAGGAAAAGCCAGAAATTCATATTGGTAAGTGGATTACCAATCCCGGGACTGGAGCTACGTAAGACGCCTAGCTGGATACCATTGATGTAGCCAGGGAAAATACTGCCGAATTGCTCGGCTTGATCGGTGTATAAGTCGATTTGGGTAGGTTGAAAATCAAGTGTTACATTGTGATTTTTACCGTTACTGATCATCCATAGTCGTGCAAAAAAAACACCAAATTTCCCTAATTTACGTGGATATAAGTGACCATCGATTTGGATATTAGTGCGGGTCAGCATACGGTGAATGTTTTCTGGATCATGAGTACGATTGACTTGTGCATTTTGCTTGATTGCTGTTGGAACTTTAGGTTTTAGCATATAGCCCATCTCCTTTTACCCATAGTTTAGCATTAAAAATTAATTATACTAGTATTAAATGTACCAAAAAGGCGTTGCGACAGTTTAGCTGTTCAACGCCTTTTTGGTTGAGGAAAATAGCCCTAATTACTAGTTAAATTGGCTGAATGGAAGTAGAAATTCAGTCCAGGATAAACATAAATTGTTGTTGAGAAGTTGAAGATGATGTTATTCCCATAAAAATTTAGCTGATTCATTGTTAAAGCAGGTGTCCCCGTTGGTAATTCAAGTAGGGCAGCATCTTCTTCCGTCAGCTTTTCTAAGGAAATGTAATCTTCACTATTATTAGCGCTAATACCATAATTTTCGCGTAGGAAAGTAAAAATAGATTGATTGACGCTTTCAACTGACAAAAATGGTACTTCAGCACGTACATAGTAGGCTTGCTCCAAACAGTAAAGCTCGTTATTCAAATACCGCAGTCGGATCACACGATAAAGCTCGCTGCCGTTTTTGATGCTCATACGATTGGCCAAGGCTACGTCAGCATTGATCTTATCAAAGGTGATCACCTTTGATACTAATTTACCGTCGGCTAAGTGTAAGGGTTGTCCCGCACCAACCGATAAATTGATCACAGTTTTTTCCGATAAACTGATGTCGTTAATAAAATAACCGCTACCCTGTACTCGGCGTAGTAATCCCTTTTGATAGACTAAGTCGATCGCTTTACGAATTGTGTTGCGACTAACATTGTAACGCGCCATCAGCTGAACTTCAGTGGGTAATTTTTTGTCGAATAAACCTTCATTAATTGATTTCGTAATATCGTCCGCAATATCGTGGTACACAGTCATCACTCCTGTAAAAAAAATTAATGGTACTTGTAAAATTGGTACCTACGAGTTATACTTTCGTTGTAATGAAAGCGATTTATATGTCAACTCTTTTCGCTCGCTAAAACCTTGAACCAGTCGAATACAGTCGGCGCAAGCGCACAAAACGTTGCAACCCCTTTGTTTGATGCTAACACAAAATGACTAATGGCGCACTCTAATATTTTTCATTTACCGGTGTTGATCTGTGTTTGGCCCTAGAAAATAGTCTGAAATACGTAATCGTTATTTAAATGAAAATGAGGTAGGGATGGCAAATGATCGAAACCGAA
This is a stretch of genomic DNA from Loigolactobacillus coryniformis subsp. coryniformis KCTC 3167 = DSM 20001. It encodes these proteins:
- the rpoC gene encoding DNA-directed RNA polymerase subunit beta', producing the protein MIDVNKFESMQIGLASPDKIRSWSYGEVKKPETINYRTLKPERDGLFDERIFGPTKDWECACGKYKRIRYKGIVCDRCGVEVTRSKVRRERMGHIELAAPVSHIWYFKGIPSRMGLVLDMSPRALEEIIYFASYVVIDPGDTVLEKKQLLTEREYREKYDQYGKGFKAAMGAEAIKELLNDVDLEKEVGELKEDLKTAQGQKRTRAVRRLDILEAFRQSGNEPSWMVMDAIPVIPPDLRPMVQLEGGRFATSDLNDLYRRVINRNNRLKRLLDLNAPNIIVQNEKRMLQEAVDALIDNGRRGRPVTGPGNRPLKSLSHMLKGKQGRFRQNLLGKRVDYSGRSVIDVGPTLKFYQCGLPREMALELFKPFVMRELVKRELASNIKNAKRKIDRRDDDIWDVLEDVIKEHPVLLNRAPTLHRLGIQAFEPVLVDGKSIRLHPLACEAYNADFDGDQMAIHVPLSDEAQAEARLLMLAAHHILAPKDGKPIATPSQDVVLGNYFLTSEEAGVIGEGMIFKDSNEVLMALQNGYVQLHTRIGLATNSLPDKPFTPEQRQKVMLTSVGKVMFNEILPKDLVYLNEPTNGNLMEGIDDKFFVEPGTDVKALLADRDLIAPFGKGFLADIIAQVFNVYRVTETSELLDRMKTLGYTQATNSGITVGVADVKDLPEKPALVADAHKQVATITKQFRRGLITDEERYQRVIGVWNGVKDQIQKRLMDNMPANNPIFMMSDSGARGNVSNFTQLAGMRGLMAAPNGQIMELPVISNFREGLSVMEMFISTHGARKGMTDTALKTANSGYLTRRLVDVAQDVIIRDEDCGTDRGLDVSAITEGNEVIEPLYDRLLGRYTMKSVFNPETGAEIVGKNVMIDEVIAQQIIDAGVKTVTIRSVFTCNTEHGVCKYCYGRNLATGETVEVGEAVGTVAAQSIGEPGTQLTMRTFHTGGVAGGDITQGLPRVQEIMEARNPKGLATITEVTGEITAIDENPADHTKEITVQGETDTRTYSVPFTARVRVQEGDYIHRGEALTGGSIDPKQLLQVRDRLSTEIYMLREIQRVYRSQGVEVSDKHMEVMVRQMLRKVRIMDPGDTDILPGTLMDIADFKRQNYKTLISGGIPATSRPVLLGITKAALETNSFLSAASFQETTRVLTDAAIRGKNDPLLGLKENVIIGKIIPAGTGMAKYRHMEPKGVGAVSQNVYSISDLEEKMASDNKDQSK
- a CDS encoding IS4 family transposase — translated: MASIPQNKIEKSSFKIITQFCALAHLPALVRLLNDHRHSNVSLTAILIWLLKVIFQRRTLYRAEAPGMCTKRTVYNILNDGRINWQRLSCLLAQRVITGLAQWLDARKSGALIIDDTLISRLNAKQTELLANTFDHDRQRYLKGYRGLTLAWSNGQLVLPVTTAVLSSQKARNRVGTPAKTLDQRTLAGQRRAQAMRPMPAVALELIKQARANGLKAKYVLFDSWFTSPKMFAALNDQKLIGIGMLKRTKKIYYRYRGRQYTVKTLYQYLRQSHRQPRADYLYSCVVQTATAKLPLRLVFVAKRHCANDYLVLATTKTNLTPAAIIQLYSRRWQIENYFKAAKQYLRLDQTQIQDYDGLCAHMAVTMMTYDLLAWQQRRQPGDPTIGDIFYQLDTLLPIIDLATAIGQLLGELTNLKVTKSPAKMTAQIKTLIDQFLNGLSIQTSALITLSMSNS
- a CDS encoding Cof-type HAD-IIB family hydrolase, with the protein product MISLVGTDLDGTLFNEHSQVSVANRQAIQQMSAQGAKIAICSGRTLPTVDALLRDTLQVPGYRVCLNGAVVYDPNNQPLAAIPVANELLIAAFKIAQHWQVRLCICSLDQMLVFEPKELKPLATRDQPDGQNQQITSLTELEQALTQPNAKFYKFTINMTHHNVLGVRQAAKAIQQLPLHFVRSGRFFYEATAPGVDKSAGLAIVAAHANLEMADFMCFGDYENDLEMIRDVGYGVAMANAIPSVKQVAWRETADHDRDGVAQVLQQVVAQHLAI
- a CDS encoding GntR family transcriptional regulator, whose protein sequence is MYHDIADDITKSINEGLFDKKLPTEVQLMARYNVSRNTIRKAIDLVYQKGLLRRVQGSGYFINDISLSEKTVINLSVGAGQPLHLADGKLVSKVITFDKINADVALANRMSIKNGSELYRVIRLRYLNNELYCLEQAYYVRAEVPFLSVESVNQSIFTFLRENYGISANNSEDYISLEKLTEEDAALLELPTGTPALTMNQLNFYGNNIIFNFSTTIYVYPGLNFYFHSANLTSN